A region of the Synechococcus sp. PCC 7502 genome:
CCCGACTGAGATTGCGCCACACCGATCGCTGGTTCGATATAGCTCAAGAGTGAATTGATCTTGCTACTGCCGACTTCATGGGCGATTGCTGCCGTCACAGCCCCACACTTTTCATGTCCTAAAACCACTACTAATCGCACCCCTAGATGCTGAATTGCAAACTCAATACTTGCTATCACTGCATCATCAGCAATATTACCCGCTATTCTTAAGACAAATAAATCTCCCACGCCTTGATCAAATATCATCTCAGGGATCACGCGTGAATCCCCACACCCTAGCACTACGGCAAATGGATGCTGGGCGATCGAAACATCAACTCTTCGTTGGGCTCCTTCATGGGGATGTTCTACATGGTCAAAAATATAGCGATCATTCCCTTCTTTTAATTGCTGGAGTGCCATCTCTGCATCCATGTTATCTACGGTGAAATAGGTAGCAGGAAGCGTGCAGGTATTATTGAGGTTCATTGATGCTCCATTTAGCTCACAGGTTCTGTAATAGCATTCTGAAGCAATCACTAAATAAAAATCATCATTTAAAGCACATTTAAGGCACAAATTATCGAAAATCCAGCAATTATTTAGCTTTGATCACTCAAACGGATTTACCCCAAACTAGCTAAAATCTGATCATCCACGGAAAAGTCTATATCGGCATTTTGGCGATCGCTTGGTAAATAATCCTGCTGAAAGGAGGTTACTAACCCATCAACCAAATCAAATTCTGGCTCCCAATCTAAATCCGTCATTGCCTTATCAACGGCTGCAAAGAAATGTTGACTACGCAGAGGAAATGCCTTCTTTTTGCCAAAATCAAAATCCTTGGGATTGTAATAGACGATTTTAATTTGATCGGGAGATTTCCCCGCCGCGATCGCCGTTGCCTGAGCCAAACCCGTAAACGTTACATAGCGAATATCGGAAATATTATAAATTTCTCCCAAGGTAATTGATTTATCTAAAACTGCTGCCATTGCTGCTACAAGGTCTTCCACATGCCCTAATTGAGTGATAAATTTGCCATTGCCGGGAATTGGAATCGGGCGATCGCGCACAATCCGATCAAAAAACCAAGCTTCTAAATCGTTATAGTTACCCGGTCCATAGATATAAGTGGGGCGAATGGAAGTAAAAGGAAAACCAATTTCATCATAAGCCTGCTTTAAGTACGACTCAGTGTGTAACTTTCCCTTATGACGGCTTTTGGGATCAACGGCATCACCTTCAAAATAGGGTAGAATCTCCGAATCTAAATATACCCCTGCCGAACTCATATAGACAAAATGGCGAATGCGATCGCGAAATAAATCTACTAGAGGCTTAGTATCAGTTAGTTCACGCCCGTTATTATCAAAAATGGCATCAAACTGTTCATATAATAATTTTTCTTTAATCTGGATCGGATCAGTGCGATCGCCAATAATCACCCGTACGCCTTCAGGGGCAGGCTTGTTACCCCGATTAAATAGCACCACTTCATGTCCCTGTGCCAAGAGTGTTTTAGTTAAAGCTACTCCTAGGAATCGGGTTCCGCCCATGATTAATATCTTCATACGTTGGTTATTAGCTTGTTTTGATTAATTAGTTTTGAATAATTAGCTTAAGAAAATATTACAGCCATTTCATAAGTCACAACATATTCTGTCCTGCTACAAGAAACATTGAGCCAGAATAGTTTCACCTTTTTGTCTTTGGGGAATTTATTAATTTTGATCAGTTTTGGGCAGATTAACAATATTAGGGCAGGGTTTCCCCAGTTCAAAATCGGTAATATTAGCTAAGGTGGTTTGGGCTATATTTCGCAACGCATCCTCAGTAAAGAAAGCCTGATGTCCAGTAATCACCACATTAGGAAAAGTTAACAGCCGTTCAAAT
Encoded here:
- a CDS encoding carbonic anhydrase; its protein translation is MNLNNTCTLPATYFTVDNMDAEMALQQLKEGNDRYIFDHVEHPHEGAQRRVDVSIAQHPFAVVLGCGDSRVIPEMIFDQGVGDLFVLRIAGNIADDAVIASIEFAIQHLGVRLVVVLGHEKCGAVTAAIAHEVGSSKINSLLSYIEPAIGVAQSQSGNLLTNAIKVHVKRMVNLIAKSEPVLAHEYRTGNLKVLPAYYNLATGIVDFLDH
- a CDS encoding NAD-dependent epimerase/dehydratase family protein; this translates as MKILIMGGTRFLGVALTKTLLAQGHEVVLFNRGNKPAPEGVRVIIGDRTDPIQIKEKLLYEQFDAIFDNNGRELTDTKPLVDLFRDRIRHFVYMSSAGVYLDSEILPYFEGDAVDPKSRHKGKLHTESYLKQAYDEIGFPFTSIRPTYIYGPGNYNDLEAWFFDRIVRDRPIPIPGNGKFITQLGHVEDLVAAMAAVLDKSITLGEIYNISDIRYVTFTGLAQATAIAAGKSPDQIKIVYYNPKDFDFGKKKAFPLRSQHFFAAVDKAMTDLDWEPEFDLVDGLVTSFQQDYLPSDRQNADIDFSVDDQILASLG